In the genome of Triticum urartu cultivar G1812 chromosome 5, Tu2.1, whole genome shotgun sequence, one region contains:
- the LOC125508938 gene encoding probable plastid-lipid-associated protein 2, chloroplastic, with the protein MAGVAASLNAVSLSAPSPQAPGATAARGRLLVPAAARRFPSLRAARRVVAARAAPVDADDEWGKEPAVGGTSVAEAPSEAAAAAVEVAALKQKLKAALYGTERGLRASSETRAEVVELITQLEARNPTPAPTEALTLLNGKWILAYTSFSQLFPLLGSGRLQALVKVDEISQTIDSENFAVQNCIKFSGPLASTSVSTNAKFEIRSPKRVQIKFEEGIIGTPQLTDSIVLPEKFEFFGQNIDLSPLSGIFTSIENAASSVAKTISGQPPLKIPFRSESAGSWLLTTYLDAELRISRGDGSSIFVLFKEGSSLSI; encoded by the exons ATGGCGGGAGTAGCAGCGTCCCTCAACGCCGTGTCCCTGTCCGCGCCGTCGCCCCAGGCCCCGGGGGCGACCGCCGCCCGCGGCCGCCTCCTCGTCCCGGCGGCGGCCCGGCGCTTCCCGTCGCTGCGGGCCGCGCGGCGCGTCGTCGCGGCGCGGGCGGCGCCCGTGGACGCCGACGACGAGTGGGGGAAGGAGCCGGCGGTGGGAGGGACGTCGGTGGCGGAGGCGCCCTCGGAGGCTGCCGCGGCCGCGGTCGAGGTGGCGGCGCTCAAGCAGAAGCTCAAGGCGGCGCTGTACGGGACGGAGCGCGGCCTACGCGCGTCCAGCGAGACGCGGGCGGAGGTGGTCGAGCTCATCACGCAGCTCGAGGCGCGCAACCCCACGCCGGCGCCCACCGAGGCGCTCACCCTCCTCAACGGCAAGTGGATCCTCGC GTACACATCATTTTCGCAATTGTTCCCACTGTTGGGGTCTGGAAGGCTACAAGCTCTTGTCAAGGTGGACGAAATATCACAGACTATTGATTCCGAGAACTTTGCGGTGCAGAACTGCATCAAGTTTTCAGGACCTTTGGCGTCAACTTCAGTGTCCACCAATGCCAAATTTGAAATTAGAAGCCCCAAACGTGTACAG ATCAAATTTGAAGAAGGCATCATCGGCACTCCGCAGCTGACCGATTCCATTGTACTGCCAGAGAAGTTTGAATTCTTTGGACAGAACATTGACCTGAGCCCGTTGAGCGGCATATTTACTTCGATCGAGAACGCGGCGTCCTCCGTCGCCAAGACCATCTCCGGTCAGCCCCCACTGAAGATACCTTTCAGGAGCGAGAGCGCTGGGTCCTGGCTGCTCACAACCTACCTTGATGCTGAGCTTAGAATCTCCAGAGGAGATGGCAGCAGCATCTTTGTGCTGTTCAAGGAAGGAAGCTCGCTGTCGATATAG